DNA from Ictalurus punctatus breed USDA103 chromosome 7, Coco_2.0, whole genome shotgun sequence:
GGTTAAAAGGttattgagcttcacaaaatgggaagtggctataagaaaatagcacaagcattgaaaatgcccatttccaccatcaaggcaataattaagaagttcgagtcaactggaaatgttatgaattaacctggaattggacgtgtgtctatatcatgAGCTCACGAAGTCTCCTACATCACctcaagttgtttggaagggtttcaagaaaaaagcctctactctcatccaaaaacaaactctggtgtcttcagtgtgccagacactGCTGGAAcgtcaaatgggatcgggttctatggtcagatgaaaccaaaatagagctttttggtaataaacaccagaggtggttttggcacacacagagaggtagccacaTGGAAAAGTACcacatgcccacggttaaatatggaggtggatctttaatgttttggggctgtttttctgtcagagaacctggacattttgttaggatacatggcatcatggactctataaaatatcaacagatattaaatgaaaacctgactgcctctgccagaaatcttaaatgggccgtggttggatcttccagcaggacaatgatccaaaacggacatcaaaatcaacacaaaaatggtttactgaccacaaaatcaaggtcctgccatgaccatcccagtcccctgacttgaacccatagaaaacctgtggggtgaactgaagaggagagtccaccagcatggacctcgacatgtgaaggatctggagagattctgtatggaggaacggtctcagatccctcgccatgtattctccaacctcatcaggcattataagagaagactcagagctgttatcttctcaaagggaggtagcacaaagtattgacaataattgttgtgcacctatatttaacaaagattttttttttttgataaatctgtCCTgtctttgcaattgtttgatatccatgagagcagagtatttttgtgatttttttttaaacaaaatatcaaaaggttaaacaataaagacaatctttcacagccttctctgctcatatttaccaagggtgccaatattagtggagggcactgtacttgCTTTCCTTGTGGTCTGGAGTAATGCTGCATATGATTCTTCAGCACAAATACCATTCATACTTTCCAGaatgccataaatgtactttcagatgtgtgttttttttttgcaactagGAAAAATGCATatgacttatttattattattattattattaacttatttaaACCTTATTTAAGTGTCAGACTGCTTAAATACGAGCTAGCTAAagctacaaataaataataaagctagCTGGAGAATCCTTAAAGCAGGGTTCTCCAACTTTTATTTTAGCCATttagtaattaaaaataaaaactacaacatATGATTGTGATTGCAACACAGATTTTCCTTATAAATGTGAATTTAGGGACAAAAACCTATTGCTTTTGgcattaaagatttttttttttctgaacttttACTACAGACCactagtttaaaaacattttctataAGCTACATGGAGCGGTTTTGACAAATTGTGTCCAATGTAGCACAGATATTTTCTGTATAATCTGTTACAATCAAGTGAGAATGATTAGTGAtaagtattttataataaataatgtgtcGTTCATGGAGTTAACAATGTTACCATGATAATCAGTATCAACAAGCATGTAAACAAAAGTCGATATTGATCCAGTTCCTCACTCAGCCAACGGATATAAAGCTTCCAATTCACGTCACGGAATCTAAGAGCGAAAACAGATGTGAAAACAAAACCTTGTGCATagttttaaggtctgaaaaccTGTCACCTTTTCCTGGCTGAGCCACGGTGAGAGCAGGCTGGGAGGGATGTCAGTGTCAGTGGGAGTGACTGCTGCCCTGTAACCTGCCCACAGCTCACAGCTCACAGCTCTCTATAGCGTCCAGTGTGAGAGAAGTAAAGCGTTTCACAAAGAACTTACTCTGTCAGATTGTCTTATTTGCAGGTATTGACACAGTGAGAGCTCCAGGAGAAAGAGCTGCACTGCTGCAGGCTGTAATCTGCCCTGATCCAGGGGGAGGATGGACAGCACGGGGAGGAAAGTGGTCGTCTGTGATAATGGCACTGGGGTAAGGTTTCCTCCTTATTATATTATCTAACACCTGTTGTGTGAAAGAAGTTACTTTAAACACGCTCGTCTTATGTGTAAAAGTGGGGTTTCCTTTATGAAACGTAAGTAAATATCCATAGATTTTTACATGATAACAGTGTTGACCAACTGATTAATATTTCAGCATAAAACTTCagttgcatgttttttttttatttttattattattattttttactttacacagTATATTGCACTGAGTGATTTAAAGTATGCACAGGGCGTTATTGTGCTCAAATTTGCTGATCTGTTCGGACTTGTTCAATGAGGAACCTGTGGTTGGGAAACCCGCATGGCCTTAAAAGGTGGTGCAGAAAAAGAGAGCACTGTGATTGGCTAAAAAATCAGGAAGTTCTTTCTTATGCGGAAGTCTTATTAATGTAACTATGGTAACCGGTGGCGCCagtgggtttattttttttaaacaaatatttcaatCTTTTTCACATCTTAgaggtgaaatattaaaaatgtaaccagtatttttttttttttttttttttgggggggggggggggggggacaaataCCAACTACCCACACCACTAAAAATGGAGGGAATAAAATGTCAACACTGCAGACAATTAAATACACAATTATTTAATCAGTGCACAGTTGGCGTCATTTAAAGAAAGGACTATGATAGATTCTCAAAATCAGAATTAAAGGTACCACACAAGTCCATTTATATCCCCAAGGTACAAATGGAAAGGTATTCTCAGTGATTCAGCAGTAAAGATCCATATTAGTACATGAGCTCTACATTCCCCGTGAACATGCCCCAATAGACCCTTTTATCAGAGATACAAAGCTTTACCTTTGAGGGCTCTTCTTTATTTTGACAAACAGCAAAACTATGACAatttagattatatatatatgctgatTTCCAGTCTACTACAATTCTTCTACATGCCACAACTCCTCTAACTCTATTAGTATTCAAACGTCCATTCTGTAGGACTTGGAAAACAGCCTCTCTGCATTATCTTTCCACTTGACGTTTTTGTCTATTCTGTTACTGCTGTATGGTTTTTGAGCAGATTTCCAATCTGCAGACTGAGGAATGTGTGTTTACCTACTGAGGCAAGTCAGGACACTTCTGACTTATGTCACAAATatagagtgaaggaaagaagcCAGCACGGAAAAAGTCTTACTGACAAGAAAAGAATGCTGTAAAAATGTTGTGCTGAAGCTTTAATAGAGATTTCTCTCTAAATGAACATGCGGGGTAATATAATCTGACTTCTGCATGATCCTGCAGTGCGTAGTGATGAGTATATTTAtagtttatgtatgtatttatttatttattacggTTAGATGCTTCCTTACCCATGGCCTATGATTTTAGGTTCCATATATTGGTCATTTGGTGGGAGGTAACTGCTTAAGCTGTACTTTCTATATGAATACTTGGATATTTTTGTCTCAAACTGAACCAACAGTACTTCTGCTTGAAAAGATTTCAGTTCCCCTACCACTACTGCATGAAATAtgaatgttctttttttccctctcttttttgcaatgttataatgtaatattcccctcattgttttttttttttttttaaatgattttgtagTTTGTCAAGTGCGGTTTCGCTGGGTCCAATTTCCCAGAGCACATCTTCCCAGCACTTGTAGGACGTCCTGTCATACGCTCAGATACTAAAGTGGGGAATATTGTGATCAAGGTAAGACTCATAGTATGACAAACATCCACTAGAGCAATGCTTTATTATGAAGTCCTACCTCAGGAGAGATTTCCTATCTCAAAATGAATCACAATACAATCATATCAGCATTATTAAACTAAAACACATGACGTATAGAGGCTTTAGGGTTTCACCTTAACCTCTTCTTTGACCTTTGTATCTTAGACATAGAAACGATACATTGAACccatgtgcttttatttttaaaaccattATACTGTATAGCTAAGAGCGGTTCAGTCAAACAGGAGACACAAACGTCtcatgtattaaaaaaaacaaagtagtcCCAGCGTttgatttaaatcattttattatgACTTCAGTTTATTAAACATGATGGAATCCTTTTGGGGGAGTTAATTGTCATGTGCATTCTGGTTAAAGTACAAAATGCTTGAGAGATTCTAGCATTTTAGTCAAAAATGATTTAACCATATAAAATTCAGTCACTAGGGGATACTTTATTCTTCTGTAATGTATTTTTTGAGTTATTGCTgcaatatgttaaaaaaaaaggtagataATACTAAAGATCACAATAATGTGTATAATAACCATTCTTTTCAACCATGGTGTgcagaaaatcatctcagaacTCACAACCTTGAGGTGGGTGGGATCGAGTtcagtcagccaagaacaggaagctgAGACTACACTGTGTACAagttcactgaaactggacagattggaaaaaaaaagttatctgcactttttttttattccagctgtccagttttggtctCATTGtttcctcagattcctgttcttgactgactgGAGTGGAAACTGATGCGGTTTTCTTCTGCTGtacccatccacctcaaggttccaCCATTTGCACTGATTGTTGTGCATTCTGACCCACATTTCTACTTACCacgtttgtaaagagtggttaatAGATTTATAAATTTCTTAATGATAGTAAAGGTATAGGCAGTTTTCTCATAATCTCATCATTTTTATTGTAGAAAAACAAGTTTTAGATGATTTTAAATGTCATATCATCTATATATGAACTCCATTACCCCACCTGTAGGACCTGATGGTGGGAGATGAGGCGAGTGAATGCCGCTCCATGCTGGAGGTCTCCTATCCTATGGAGAACGGGATGGTACGTAACTGGGACGACATGCTCCACCTGTGGGATCACACTTTTGGACCAGATCGTCTGAACATCAATCCGTCTAACTGTAAAGTGCTGTTGACCGAGCCACCTCTGAACCCTCTGAAGAACCGGCAGAAGATTGCAGAGGTCATGTTTGAGACCTACAAGTTCCACGGCATCTACATCGCCATCCAGGCTGTGCTGACGCTCTACGCACAGGGTAAGACAGGGTCAGAGATCAAGTCGTATTTCCTGGTAATGAAGGAAAGGATTTCTGCATATATGGAGGTTTAACTGCTAACCTGTGCTCATGTGTTTCAGGCCTTCTGACAGGTGTGGTGGTGGACTCAGGTGATGGTGTGACTCATATCTGTCCTGTGTATGAGGGTTTCTCCCTTCCCCACCTGACACGCAGACTCGACATTGCAGGACGTGACATCACACGCTACCTCATCAAGGTCTGCTACGTTCCCTAACTGTGTGCTTTCTTTAAAACTCAGAAGCCAAGCATGAACAATGTGAGACAATTACAAGCTATAGTATTTTGGCTAAGGCCTTAGTGGATGGTGAACATGGGTATTGTGTGTTGATTTCTTTCCTTCCGCATGGTTAGTTGTTGCTGCTGAGGGGCTACGCCTTCAACCAAACAGCAGACTTTGAGACGGTTCGGATGATGAAAGAGAAACTGTGCTTTGTGGGTTACAACATAGAACAGGAGCAGAAACTGTCCAACGAGACGACCTTTTTGGTGGAGTCGTACACGGTAAAGCACAGTGACCCCCAAATATTATGCCCTGAAATTTGTAGTGATGCAAATGCGAAAGTACAACgcctggcaaaaatgatggaatcgcCACACTTCGACACACTCGGCATCGAGCGATTTTCCTCTACTTAATTAGaacaatttcatttcatttgtttgaggtatgtttcacgaagccagaatgttcagcgaTTAAACAAATAtcgttttgtgtcatatctgtgatttgtttatttgctatgaagtaaaaaaatcCAGGAGAGCATCCTCCAtgtgtggtgattccatcattttttccaGGGGTTGTATAAACCCTAAGCTATACCTGGTGCGTAATGCTGTATAAGCAAAAATAAGATATGTACttgtgagatttaaaaaaaaagtgtaaagtCTAATCCTGATCACTTTGGTTTAGCTGCCAGATGGGCGCAACATAAAGCTTGGTGGAGAAAGATTCGGGGCTCCAGAGGCGCTTTTCCAGCCGCACCTCATCAACATAGAGGGAGTCGGGGTGGCCGAGCTTCTCTTCAACACCATCCAGGCTGCTGACATCGACCTCAGGTCAGACATCCACCTGGCACCTAGCATTAGATTCTCCCTGTGTTCACAGAGAACCTGCTTTCTCACTCGCATTTATATCTGCTGTCAGCTGCTCTGAGAATACAAATCCATAATTCACACGTTTTGTTCTAATTGTCACAAGACACTGggtggaaaaataaaacacgtCCCTGTTTTTACTAGAGGAGCAAGCAATATGAGTGTCATGGGTGAAAGGAAAACAGGATT
Protein-coding regions in this window:
- the zgc:101810 gene encoding actin-related protein 2-A — encoded protein: MDSTGRKVVVCDNGTGFVKCGFAGSNFPEHIFPALVGRPVIRSDTKVGNIVIKDLMVGDEASECRSMLEVSYPMENGMVRNWDDMLHLWDHTFGPDRLNINPSNCKVLLTEPPLNPLKNRQKIAEVMFETYKFHGIYIAIQAVLTLYAQGLLTGVVVDSGDGVTHICPVYEGFSLPHLTRRLDIAGRDITRYLIKLLLLRGYAFNQTADFETVRMMKEKLCFVGYNIEQEQKLSNETTFLVESYTLPDGRNIKLGGERFGAPEALFQPHLINIEGVGVAELLFNTIQAADIDLRADLYKHIVLSGGSTMYPGLPSRLERELKQLYLERVLKGDTEKLSKFKIRIEDPPRRKHMVFMGGAVLANIMKDKESFWLSRAEYEEKGLKVLDKLGGGTK